The Deinococcus koreensis genome window below encodes:
- a CDS encoding DEAD/DEAH box helicase, with protein MNFDQLIAPELAARLAERGITEATSIQVESLPQTLAGKDLIGRARTGTGKTLAFALPIIQALAPSRERGRLPRAIIVAPTRELAKQVADEFSKSGGDLVTVTVYGGAAYSPQESALRRGVDIVVGTPGRLIDHLERGNLDLGDVKFAVLDEADEMLSVGFADAIETILQKTPEGHQTMLFSATLSADVRRLSKKYMHDPVLVDVVGEDRNQTAQTVEHLKIKVGRSRTRVLADLLTVYNPEKAIVFTRTKREADELANELIHRGLEAEALHGDLAQTQRERALGAFRSGRVGVLVATDVAARGLDIPEVDLVVQYHLPQDPDSYVHRSGRTGRAGRTGTAVIMYSDREQRDVAGLERITGVRFTERQLPTPKEVAAASAKASADMVRKVDADAASGFQAEAERLFSELGLEALARALAKISGVTEPMKAASLLSGEEGLTTIILNGERLGVARTVALLARVGDVDTRRLGKVRQWRGGTVADVPSEFIAKLMAANPLEGEIQIEIAQELPELFEAPTRERQGGYQGGGRSGRDEGGYRGKGGGQGGYQGGGSRGGGQGGQGRWSRDGGGNSGGGSRGGQSSQGTARPREDFADREFRG; from the coding sequence ATGAATTTTGACCAACTGATCGCGCCCGAACTGGCGGCGCGCCTCGCCGAACGCGGTATCACCGAAGCGACCTCCATTCAGGTGGAGAGCCTGCCCCAGACCCTGGCCGGGAAAGACCTGATCGGCCGCGCCCGCACCGGGACGGGCAAGACCCTGGCCTTCGCCCTGCCGATCATCCAGGCGCTGGCCCCCAGCCGTGAACGCGGCCGTCTGCCCCGCGCCATCATCGTGGCCCCCACCCGCGAACTGGCCAAGCAGGTCGCAGATGAGTTCAGCAAGAGCGGCGGCGACCTCGTCACCGTCACCGTGTATGGCGGCGCCGCCTACAGCCCGCAGGAGAGCGCGCTGCGCCGTGGCGTGGACATCGTGGTGGGCACCCCCGGCCGCCTGATCGACCACCTGGAGCGCGGCAACCTGGATCTGGGCGACGTGAAGTTCGCCGTGCTGGACGAAGCCGACGAGATGCTGTCGGTGGGTTTTGCGGACGCCATCGAGACCATCCTGCAGAAGACGCCGGAAGGCCACCAGACGATGCTGTTCAGCGCCACCCTGAGCGCCGACGTCCGCCGCCTGAGCAAGAAGTACATGCATGACCCCGTGCTGGTGGACGTGGTGGGCGAAGACCGCAACCAGACCGCCCAGACCGTGGAGCACCTGAAGATCAAGGTGGGCCGCAGCCGCACCCGCGTGCTGGCCGACCTGCTCACCGTCTACAACCCTGAGAAGGCCATCGTGTTCACGCGCACCAAGCGCGAGGCCGACGAGCTGGCGAACGAACTGATCCACCGTGGCCTGGAAGCCGAGGCGCTGCACGGCGACCTGGCGCAGACTCAGCGTGAGCGGGCCCTGGGCGCCTTCCGCAGCGGCCGCGTGGGCGTGCTCGTCGCCACCGACGTGGCGGCGCGCGGCCTGGACATCCCCGAAGTCGATCTGGTGGTGCAGTACCACCTGCCCCAGGATCCGGACTCCTACGTGCACCGTTCGGGCCGCACCGGCCGCGCGGGCCGCACCGGCACCGCCGTGATCATGTACTCCGACCGCGAGCAGCGTGACGTGGCGGGCCTGGAGCGGATCACCGGCGTACGCTTCACCGAGCGCCAGCTGCCTACGCCCAAGGAAGTCGCGGCGGCCAGCGCCAAGGCCAGCGCCGACATGGTGCGCAAGGTCGACGCCGACGCCGCCAGCGGCTTCCAGGCCGAGGCCGAGCGGCTGTTCAGCGAACTGGGCCTGGAGGCCCTGGCCCGCGCCCTGGCCAAGATCAGCGGCGTGACCGAGCCCATGAAGGCCGCCAGCCTGCTGTCCGGCGAGGAAGGGCTGACCACCATCATCCTGAACGGCGAGCGCCTGGGCGTGGCCCGCACCGTGGCCCTGCTGGCCCGCGTCGGCGACGTCGATACCCGCCGTCTGGGCAAGGTGCGCCAGTGGCGCGGCGGCACGGTCGCCGACGTCCCCAGCGAGTTCATCGCCAAGCTGATGGCCGCCAACCCGCTGGAAGGCGAGATCCAGATCGAGATCGCCCAGGAACTGCCCGAACTGTTCGAGGCCCCGACCCGCGAGCGTCAGGGCGGCTACCAGGGCGGCGGCCGCAGCGGCCGTGACGAGGGTGGCTACCGCGGCAAGGGCGGCGGCCAGGGTGGATACCAGGGTGGCGGCAGCCGGGGCGGAGGTCAGGGCGGCCAGGGTCGCTGGAGCCGTGACGGTGGCGGCAACTCCGGCGGCGGCAGCCGGGGCGGCCAGTCCAGCCAGGGCACGGCCCGCCCCCGCGAAGACTTCGCCGACCGCGAATTCCGCGGCTGA
- a CDS encoding type II toxin-antitoxin system VapC family toxin — protein sequence MISLDTNTVISALRPADTNHVQALAALFRERSRGLVLSPPVYSELRAGLDWPVVQSWLFLTRVFVIWEMPQAVWELAGRRQSEYIALRRGGTVPRRIAADFLIAAHAEHHGLDVMSFDRTVYDSMFTGVTLIEPT from the coding sequence ATGATCTCCCTGGATACCAACACGGTAATCTCTGCGTTGAGACCGGCAGACACCAATCACGTCCAGGCCCTGGCCGCCCTCTTCCGGGAACGGTCGCGGGGGCTGGTGCTGTCTCCACCCGTGTATAGCGAACTGCGCGCCGGGCTGGATTGGCCAGTGGTTCAGAGCTGGCTGTTCCTCACCAGAGTGTTTGTCATCTGGGAGATGCCGCAGGCGGTCTGGGAACTCGCTGGCAGGCGGCAGAGTGAATACATCGCCCTGCGCCGGGGTGGCACCGTCCCCCGCCGCATCGCCGCCGACTTCCTGATCGCTGCCCATGCCGAGCATCACGGCCTGGACGTGATGAGCTTCGACCGCACCGTGTACGACAGCATGTTCACGGGCGTGACCCTGATCGAACCGACCTGA
- a CDS encoding AbrB/MazE/SpoVT family DNA-binding domain-containing protein, with the protein MTTKQKEPSKIYTGTVSSKRQITIPAEAFRALRLEPGDRVTIEVSGGQLHLTPAPSDFEAITRQHFIDDGKPSNAYLEIREARGWLDDEQDERTPQ; encoded by the coding sequence ATGACTACCAAGCAGAAAGAGCCAAGCAAAATCTACACAGGGACGGTGAGCAGCAAGCGGCAGATCACCATTCCGGCTGAGGCGTTCAGGGCGCTGCGGCTGGAACCGGGTGACCGGGTGACCATTGAGGTGAGTGGCGGACAACTTCACCTGACGCCCGCACCCAGCGACTTCGAGGCGATCACCCGGCAGCACTTCATCGACGATGGCAAACCCAGCAATGCCTACCTGGAAATCAGAGAGGCACGCGGCTGGCTGGATGACGAGCAGGACGAAAGAACTCCTCAATGA